Proteins encoded by one window of Rutidosis leptorrhynchoides isolate AG116_Rl617_1_P2 chromosome 7, CSIRO_AGI_Rlap_v1, whole genome shotgun sequence:
- the LOC139859778 gene encoding protein LONGIFOLIA 1-like — MTGVFQLFDRHQIVAGRRFPVTSPKRLPSGSPQFDNGIHESESSNSYQRPYTVEKHTNRIVQDKNRASTESSRDSFSSMSRSSSFSSLDCNINRTTHPEPDHIVFPDTPSRDSVTRQTNRQSVDLRDVVKDSMYRHKPTAKDESPDHAVDYRESLDTLAKFQEASWYNNEPRELSRSKSYQYRDGSSYLVPKDCPRFSYDGRETNRLSFQSQNNAKTLTSKQPEELRRLSLDSRDSSARSINTVSKAQFRNLENDGPIQSRAPSVVAKLMGLENFPSSGLENEKVSTVGPIRTSRVEDVSLLSKSLKAIDTFGPIKMHNSLRNSTREPTSPLWRNSEMKPISKFPMEPAPWKQREGSRSPQRPGSRSMRSPTKIHTTYSSVYSEVDKRLNHLEFAQSGKDLRALKQILEAMQSLEARKEVTQGIPKRQPVMSNNNSGGYESPIVIMKPAKLVEKSGMHVEEFSIDNRRNFTNNIHKSTRRDNVVNEVKVRGRQTTNAPVMTKQQQQQQQPKETATSSGKSVGSVSPRLQQKRLELERRYRPPTPPVNSNKMRKPLTKQVPESSSPGGRRRPRHTNVQQNDDERNEVGSESKKLIAPEEIDNRQSPSSIQEKSSLILREDESLDPAYPSPVSVLDALYMDDSPSHLKHMIKTLKDDATQEVNDEWETPNDVIPNTLSPVITPEMNRKKLQNIEHLVQKLTRLNSGHNEAQTDYIASLCENTKPEDRYISEILLASGLLLRDLGSSLTTFQFHSSGYPINPELFLVLEQTKFSNVPKQDPEKMMMIKKEKSHRKLIFDTVNEVLGKKLALLVPCIESFSRKSFRVANNKTLNAQKLLRDLCVEIEELLQVKKNRDEMRLDEEDEDDGLKSVLWEEVLNRGESWTDYDSELPVISLEVERLIFKDLVNEVVLGEAADGRRMKPGRLRCRKLFSK, encoded by the exons ATGACCGGAGTTTTTCAGCTCTTTGACCGGCATCAGATTGTTGCCGGAAGACGATTTCCGGTCACTAGCCCCAAGAGACTTCCTTCTG GTAGTCCACAATTTGACAATGGAATACATGAAAGTGAGTCAAGTAATTCGTACCAGAGACCATACACTGTG GAAAAACATACAAACAGAATTGTTCAGGACAAGAACAGGGCATCAACCGAATCATCTCGTGACTCATTCTCATCAATGTCTCGAtcatcttctttttcttctttagaTTGTAATATCAATCGAACAACTCATCCCGAACCCGACCACATTGTGTTTCCCGACACTCCTTCTAGGGACTCCGTAACACGCCAAACGAATCGTCAAAGTGTTGACCTTAGAGATGTAGTCAAAGACTCTATGTACAGACATAAGCCTACAGCGAAAGATGAATCACCGGACCATGCGGTGGACTACAGAGAGTCACTTGATACTCTTGCTAAGTTTCAAGAAGCCAGTTGGTATAATAACGAACCAAGAGAACTTTCAAGATCAAAATCTTACCAATATAGAGACGGCTCATCGTATTTAGTACCAAAAGATTGTCCTCGGTTTTCTTATGATGGAAGGGAAACAAACCGTTTATCCTTCCAATCGCAAAACAATGCAAAAACGCTAACTTCGAAACAACCAGAAGAACTACGTAGACTTTCTTTAGACAGCAGAGACAGTTCAGCCCGTAGTATAAACACGGTTTCGAAGGCCCAATTCAGAAACCTGGAAAATGATGGCCCAATTCAGTCTCGGGCACCTAGCGTTGTAGCCAAGTTGATGGGGTTGGAAAATTTTCCAAGTTCGGGCTTGGAAAACGAGAAGGTATCGACTGTGGGCCCGATTAGGACTTCTCGAGTTGAAGATGTTAGTTTGTTGTCCAAATCTTTAAAAGCAATAGATACGTTTGGGCCGATCAAAATGCACAACTCATTACGGAACTCAACGAGGGAACCAACGTCACCATTGTGGAGGAACTCAGAAATGAAACCGATTTCAAAGTTTCCGATGGAACCTGCACCATGGAAACAACGTGAGGGTTCACGTAGTCCTCAGAGACCGGGTTCTCGTTCTATGAGATCACCGACTAAAATACACACCACTTATTCGTCTGTTTATAGTGAAGTTGATAAAAGATTGAATCATCTGGAATTTGCACAATCAGGTAAAGATCTACGAGCTCTTAAACAGATACTAGAAGCAATGCAGTCATTGGAAGCTCGTAAAGAGGTAACGCAAGGTATACCGAAAAGACAACCTGTTATGTCAAATAATAATTCTGGGGGTTATGAGTCACCCATTGTCATCATGAAACCTGCGAAGCTTGTTGAAAAATCGGGTATGCACGTTGAAGAATTTTCTATCGACAATAGAAGAAATTTCACGAATAATATTCATAAGAGTACACGTAGAGATAACGTGGTCAATGAAGTCAAAGTGAGAGGAAGACAAACGACGAACGCACCAGTTATGActaaacagcagcagcagcagcagcagcctaAAGAAACTGCAACGTCGTCAGGGAAGAGCGTGGGGTCCGTCAGCCCAAGATTACAACAAAAGAGGCTCGAGTTAGAGAGGCGATATCGACCACCCACACCCCCAGTTAATTCTAATAAGATGAGAAAACCGTTAACTAAACAGGTACCGGAGTCAAGTTCCCCAGGTGGAAGAAGAAGGCCTAGACATACAAATGTTCAGCAAAACGATGATGAACGTAACGAGGTTGGTAGTGAATCAAAAAAGTTAATCGCACCTGAAGAAATTGATAACAGGCAGAGTCCTAGCTCAATACAAGAG AAGTCGAGTTTGATTCTGAGGGAGGATGAATCGCTTGATCCAGCTTATCCAAGTCCAGTTTCCGTTCTTGATGCACTCTATATGGACGATTCACCTTCACATTTGAAACatatgatcaaaacactcaaag ATGATGCTACTCAAGAGGTTAATGATGAATGGGAAACACCAAATGATGTCATCCCGAACACACTGTCCCCGGTTATAACCCCTGAGATGAACCGCAAAAAACTACAAAACATCGAGCATTTAGTTCAAAAACTCACAAGGCTCAACTCTGGTCACAACGAAGCACAAACGGATTACATTGCATCTCTGTGTGAAAACACAAAGCCTGAGGACCGTTACATTTCCGAAATTCTATTAGCTTCAGGACTACTCCTTAGAGATCTCGGGTCAAGTTTAACAACTTTCCAGTTTCACTCTTCGGGCTACCCGATTAACCCGGAGTTGTTTCTGGTATTAGAACAAACCAAATTCAGCAATGTACCAAAACAAGACCctgaaaagatgatgatgatcaaaAAGGAAAAATCTCATAGAAAGCTTATCTTCGATACGGTTAATGAGGTTCTTGGAAAGAAGTTAGCTTTATTGGTGCCTTGTATCGAGTCGTTTTCAAGAAAGTCGTTTAGGGTTGCTAATAACAAGACGTTGAATGCACAAAAGCTGTTGAGAGATTTGTGTGTGGAGATTGAAGAGTTGCTACAAGTGAAGAAAAACAGAGACGAAATGAGgttagatgaagaagatgaagatgatggatTGAAGAGTGTTTTGTGGGAGGAAGTGTTGAATCGTGGCGAAAGTTGGACGGATTATGACAGTGAGTTACCGGTTATTTCATTGGAGGTTGAAAGATTGATCTTTAAAGATTTGGTTAATGAAGTTGTTTTGGGTGAGGCTGCTGATGGTAGGCGAATGAAGCCAGGAAGACTACGTTGTAGAAAGTTGTTCTCAAAGTAG